One stretch of Ananas comosus cultivar F153 linkage group 6, ASM154086v1, whole genome shotgun sequence DNA includes these proteins:
- the LOC109711686 gene encoding transcription factor bHLH133-like — translation MDNFIDPFLSSSSWVGNATSLEAYAGNERNSSEFMTPSSHIVVNGSAEDLKIHEHNRTSSIFTNGNIKYELDKSLFSGGVESNSTPVSFGLELDMPHSGVAISSSIESNGSEFSAFPQSLTDAHSISSPSVMWPSSYVNISSLILQRKPQTFGLQELENDNILRNTCDENGKFSQLENLPLRFIHDKNEFHSSHLPSFTAGPQVQFTNGGSQTQEQEQNGVHKLHMPSFASGPQMTFSNTGLAQNSQQLTQSIEGNTSKLHINHSSNSQSQLAPVNENGCNGAVKPRVRARRGQATDPHSIAERLRREKIAERMKNLQELVPNSNKTDKASMLDEIIDYVKFLQLQVKVLSMSRLGATGAVVPLLTDSQAECSGNLLISSPSISATGPDFADSQDTSSLEQEVVKLMESNVTNAMQYLQNKGLCLMPIALAAAISNQKGSNSSAIPPERRKPSLVHPETNNAAEDRANGFDDGDMRKEEVAKSVNNGRELQSKA, via the exons ATGGACAATTTCATTGATCCATTCCTTTCTAGTTCATCCTGGGTTGGCAATGCTACTTCATTGGAAGCATATGCAGGAAATGAAAGAAACTCATCTGAATTCATGACACCTTCGAGCCATATCGTAGTGAATGGGTCTGCTGAAGACCTAAAAATTCATGAGCACAACAGAACCTCATCAATATTTACAAATGGAAATATAAAGTACGAGCTTGATAAGAGCCTATTTTCTGGTGGGGTCGAGTCTAATTCAACACCTGTCTCATTTGGCCTTGAATTGGATATGCCTCATAGTGGAGTTGCCATTTCCAGTTCAATTGAGAGCAATGGTAGCGAATTCTCTGCCTTTCCGCAATCTCTCACCGATGCACACTCTATTTCTTCGCCTTCGGTTATGTGGCCTTCTTCATATGTGAACATTTCCTCACTCATCTTACAAAGAAAACCACAAACTTTTGGTCTTCAAGAGCTGGAAAATGATAATATATTGAGGAACACATGCGATGAGAATGGGAAGTTCTCTCAGCTGGAAAATTTGCCGTTGCGATTCATACAT GATAAAAATGAGTTCCATAGCAGTCATCTGCCTTCTTTCACTGCTGGGCCACAGGTGCAATTTACTAATGGTGGTTCGCAGACTCAAGAGCAG GAACAAAATGGAGTGCATAAACTTCATATGCCCTCTTTTGCTTCTGGGCCTCAAATGACTTTTAGCAATACAGGGTTGGCTCAGAATTCTCAACAG TTGACGCAATCAATTGAAGGAAATACTAGCAAACTTCATATAAATCATTCATCAAATAGTCAATCCCAATTAGCTCCAGTGAATGAAAATGGTTGCAATGGAGCTGTCAAACCACGCGTTAGAGCTCGCCGTGGTCAGGCCACTGACCCTCATAGCATTGCAGAGAGG CTTCGAAGAGAAAAAATTGCTGAAAGAATGAAGAATCTCCAAGAACTTGTTCCAAATTCGAACAAG ACGGATAAGGCATCAATGCTGGATGAGATAATTGACTATGTGAAATTTCTTCAGCTGCAAGTGAAG GTCTTAAGCATGAGCCGCTTGGGTGCAACTGGAGCAGTTGTTCCACTTCTTACAGACTCTCAAGCTGAG TGCTCCGGTAATTTGCTCATTTCTTCTCCATCTATTAGCGCCACTGGGCCCGATTTTGCTGATTCGCAGGACACCTCGTCCCTTGAACAAGAAGTGGTGAAGCTGATGGAGTCAAATGTCACAAATGCGATGCAGTACCTTCAGAATAAAGGACTCTGCTTGATGCCCATTGCTCTCGCTGCTGCGATATCCAATCAGAAGGGATCGAATTCCTCAGCCATTCCCCCCGAAAGAAGGAAACCAAGCTTAGTTCATCCCGAGACTAATAATGCTGCAGAAGACAGAGCCAATGGTTTCGACGATGGCGACATGAGAAAAGAAGAAGTCGCAAAATCTGTGAACAATGGAAGAGAGTTGCAATCCAAGGCTTAG